One Coccinella septempunctata chromosome 1, icCocSept1.1, whole genome shotgun sequence DNA window includes the following coding sequences:
- the LOC123316083 gene encoding snurportin-1 isoform X2 yields the protein MDSSEVPEPSETKTDCDSQKSNYSQCYKNNYKTMDLTLQQRRETFLNEHKEKHSLVFDERRDLSELFEEYDCQTDESDMCDVEAMEVDVARPRKKIKFRMTMSEWFTQIPEDLSDNWLFKLCPLGKRRLVISHKGKTKCFNKFGHRLFKFASSLPGGSTRKTQKEGLTVLDCILNENTKTFFILDMLVWNSVSFLECEAELRLCWIRSRYEETPEMFSAYGKDTYQFNVLFDHPADIETIRSEIWQYNSQNEKG from the exons ATGGATTCATCTGAAGTACCTGAACCCTCTGAAACAAAAACAGATTGCGATTCGCAGAAGTCTAATTACTCACAATGTTACAAGAACAATTACAAGACCATGGATCTCACTTTACAGCAAAGAAGAGAAACgtttctgaatgaacacaaaGA GAAACATTCCTTAGTTTTTGACGAACGAAGAGATTTGTCAGAGCTCTTTGAAGAATATGACTGTCAGACTGATGAAAGTGATATGTGTGATGTGGAAGCAATGGAAGTGGACGTAGCTCGACCACGTAAAAAGATCAAATTCCGAATGACAATGTCGGAGTGGTTCACacaaattccagaagatttatCAGATAATTGGTTGTTTAAACTATGTCCACTGGGGAAGAGACGTCTTGTTATATCACACAag GGTAAAACAAAATGCTTCAATAAATTTGGTCACAGATTATTTAAATTTGCATCAAGCTTACCTGGAGGTAGTACAAGAAAAACACAAAAAGAGGGTTTAACGGTGTTAGAttgtattttgaatgaaaacacaaaaacttttttcatcTTGGATATGCTTGTTTGGAACTCTGTTTCGTTTCTAGAATGTGAG GCTGAACTCAGGCTGTGTTGGATTAGATCACGATATGAAGAAACTCCTGAAATGTTTAGTGCCTATGGGAAAGACACATATCAATTCAATGTTTTATTTGATCATCCAGCTGATATAGAAACAATAAGATCGGAGATTTGGCAATACAATTCTCAAAATGAG AAAGGCTGA
- the LOC123316083 gene encoding snurportin-1 isoform X1, with translation MDSSEVPEPSETKTDCDSQKSNYSQCYKNNYKTMDLTLQQRRETFLNEHKEKHSLVFDERRDLSELFEEYDCQTDESDMCDVEAMEVDVARPRKKIKFRMTMSEWFTQIPEDLSDNWLFKLCPLGKRRLVISHKGKTKCFNKFGHRLFKFASSLPGGSTRKTQKEGLTVLDCILNENTKTFFILDMLVWNSVSFLECEAELRLCWIRSRYEETPEMFSAYGKDTYQFNVLFDHPADIETIRSEIWQYNSQNEVNCDGLIFYHREAPYISGETPLVTWLKPFMLPERLNIEVPQEYERRKPPGYVNLESYIIYASERRKRRQLKKMDTEEIPMENN, from the exons ATGGATTCATCTGAAGTACCTGAACCCTCTGAAACAAAAACAGATTGCGATTCGCAGAAGTCTAATTACTCACAATGTTACAAGAACAATTACAAGACCATGGATCTCACTTTACAGCAAAGAAGAGAAACgtttctgaatgaacacaaaGA GAAACATTCCTTAGTTTTTGACGAACGAAGAGATTTGTCAGAGCTCTTTGAAGAATATGACTGTCAGACTGATGAAAGTGATATGTGTGATGTGGAAGCAATGGAAGTGGACGTAGCTCGACCACGTAAAAAGATCAAATTCCGAATGACAATGTCGGAGTGGTTCACacaaattccagaagatttatCAGATAATTGGTTGTTTAAACTATGTCCACTGGGGAAGAGACGTCTTGTTATATCACACAag GGTAAAACAAAATGCTTCAATAAATTTGGTCACAGATTATTTAAATTTGCATCAAGCTTACCTGGAGGTAGTACAAGAAAAACACAAAAAGAGGGTTTAACGGTGTTAGAttgtattttgaatgaaaacacaaaaacttttttcatcTTGGATATGCTTGTTTGGAACTCTGTTTCGTTTCTAGAATGTGAG GCTGAACTCAGGCTGTGTTGGATTAGATCACGATATGAAGAAACTCCTGAAATGTTTAGTGCCTATGGGAAAGACACATATCAATTCAATGTTTTATTTGATCATCCAGCTGATATAGAAACAATAAGATCGGAGATTTGGCAATACAATTCTCAAAATGAGGTGAATTGTGATGGATTAATTTTTTATCATAGAGAAGCTCCTTATATATCAGGTGAAACCCCTTTAGTTACTTGGTTAAAGCCTTTTATGTTACCAGAAAGGCTGAACATTGAAGTTCCACAAGAATATGAGAGGAGAAAGCCACCAGGTTATGTGAATTTGGAATCATATATAATTTATGCATCTGAAAGACGTAAGAGAAGGCAATTGAAAaag atggaCACTGAGGAAATCCCTATGGAGAATAATTAG
- the LOC123316091 gene encoding myophilin: MANNRATKSGFAAEAQRKVNAKYSEELAHESLEWIAVITENPINTAGDMDNFYEVLKDGQVLCNLINCIKPGMIKRINTSAMAFKCMENINAFLDAARELGVPAQETFQTVDLWERQNLNSVVICLQSLGRKAGNYGKPSIGPKEAEKQERQWSEEKLKAGQTIIGLQMGSNKGANQSGINFGNTRHM; the protein is encoded by the exons ATGGCCAACAACAGAGCAACCAAAAGCGGATTTGCAGCAGAAGCTCAAAGAAAG gttAACGCTAAATACAGCGAAGAATTGGCACATGAAAGTTTAGAATGGATTGCAGTGATCACGGAAAATCCTATCAACACTGCTGGCGACATGGACAACTTTTATGAAGTACTCAAGGATGGACAAGTGCTCTGCAA CCTTATAAACTGTATCAAACCTGGCatgatcaagaggataaataCAAGTGCTATGGCCTTCAAATGTATGGAGAACATAAATGCATTTTTGGATGCGGCAAGAGAATTAGGAGTACCTGCACAGGAAACATTCCAAACAGTCGACCTGTGGGAGAGACAAAATCTCAATTCAGTTGTCATATGTTTGCAGTCCTTGGGAAGAAAA GCTGGAAACTATGGTAAACCTAGCATTGGACCAAAAGAAGCAGAAAAACAGGAAAGGCAGTGGTCAGAAGAGAAACTCAAAGCAGGTCAAACAATTATTGGCCTACAAATGGGAAGCAACAAAGGTGCCAACCAATCTGGAATCAATTTTGGAAACACCAGACATATGTGA